In Nocardia sp. NBC_01327, the genomic stretch GGGCCGCGGCGGGCCGGGCGCGATCGGTCTCACACGGCGGGGATGGCCCTCGGCGGCGCGAATGCCGGGAGGGGTGGCGCTGGGCGGGCGGTGGGCGAGATTCTGCTGACGGCGGCGGCTACCTGGACTGTGCTCGGTGGGACCACGCTGGCGCGGACGGGGCGGGAGATGGCGGATCGGCTGGAAGCGGGGGACATCGCGGGGGCGCGGGAGTTGCTGCCTTCGCTGTGCGGGCGGGATCCGGAGTTTCTCGATGCGGATGGGCTGGCTCGGGCCGCGCTCGAGTCGATTGCGGAGAACACCTCGGATGCGACTGTGGCGCCGCTGTTCTGGGGTGCGGTGGCGGGGGCGCCGGGGCTGCTGGCTTATCGGGCGATCAATACGCTCGATGCGATGGTCGGGTATCGCAATGAGCGGTACGGGCGGTTCGGGTGGGCCGCGGCTCGCACGGATGATGTGGCCAATCTGGGGCCCGCGCGGGTGGCGGGCGTGGTCACCACGGTGCTCGCGCCGGTGGTCGGGGGCAGGCCCGCCGAGGCGTGGCGGGCGTGGCGGCGCGATGGCGGTAAGCATCCCAGCCCGAATGCCGGTGTGGCGGAAGCCTCTATGGCCGGTGCGCTCGGGGTGCAGCTCGGCGGGCTCACGCAGTACCGGCACGGGATCGAAATGCGTCCCACGCTCGGTGACGGTCCGGCCCCTCGGGTGCGCGATCTGCGCCGCGCGGTCCGGCTCTCCGAGGCCGTGCAGCTGGCCACCGT encodes the following:
- a CDS encoding cobalamin biosynthesis protein, with the translated sequence MRTGTVVAAGLVVGAAMDRVLGDPRRGHPVAGFGSAAQALEKVTYRDGRGAGVMHEVLLVGAVTGLGIGARRAVRGPRRAGRDRSHTAGMALGGANAGRGGAGRAVGEILLTAAATWTVLGGTTLARTGREMADRLEAGDIAGARELLPSLCGRDPEFLDADGLARAALESIAENTSDATVAPLFWGAVAGAPGLLAYRAINTLDAMVGYRNERYGRFGWAAARTDDVANLGPARVAGVVTTVLAPVVGGRPAEAWRAWRRDGGKHPSPNAGVAEASMAGALGVQLGGLTQYRHGIEMRPTLGDGPAPRVRDLRRAVRLSEAVQLATVLAAAAVAFSRR